The Pseudomonadota bacterium genome has a segment encoding these proteins:
- the murA gene encoding UDP-N-acetylglucosamine 1-carboxyvinyltransferase: MDKIRIRGGRPLHGDVKISGAKNAALPLMVAALLTDEPVTLSRVPRLADIDTLAKLMAELGVNIETRENSADDGVGVGGGYALTLTAGRVTSTTAPYDLVRRMRASILVLGPLVARFREAAVSLPGGCAIGTRPVDLHLAGLERLGARIDLEEGYIRASAPGGLKGAEIHLASPSVGATENLMMAATLAAGETVLHNAAREPEITDLAECLIGMGAVITGAGSDCLRIHGQPSLHGTQHQIMADRIEAGTYAIAAAITGGAVTLHGAQAGHLASPIECLRQAGVTVEESADGFHVAANGPLRAVDLTTHPYPGFPTDLQAQIMVLLTLADGASLIGETVFENRFMHVPELARMGADISVSGGNALVRGVASLRGAPVMATDLRASSCLVLAGLAAVGETVISRVYHLDRGYERIETKLAALGADIERIAS, translated from the coding sequence CACCTTGTCGCGCGTGCCCCGCCTTGCTGATATCGACACCCTGGCCAAGCTCATGGCAGAGCTCGGGGTCAACATCGAGACACGGGAAAATAGCGCTGATGACGGTGTCGGCGTTGGCGGTGGCTATGCCCTTACTCTGACCGCTGGGCGGGTCACCAGCACCACAGCGCCCTATGACCTTGTGCGGCGCATGCGCGCCTCCATTCTGGTGCTCGGGCCGCTGGTGGCGCGCTTCCGCGAAGCCGCCGTGTCGCTGCCGGGTGGCTGCGCCATCGGTACGCGGCCGGTTGATCTCCACCTCGCCGGATTGGAACGGCTTGGCGCACGCATTGATTTGGAAGAGGGCTACATCCGCGCCAGCGCGCCGGGCGGCCTCAAAGGCGCCGAAATTCATCTTGCTTCGCCGTCTGTCGGTGCCACGGAAAACTTGATGATGGCGGCGACGCTGGCGGCGGGCGAAACCGTATTGCACAACGCCGCGCGCGAACCGGAGATCACCGATCTAGCCGAATGCCTGATCGGCATGGGCGCCGTGATCACCGGCGCCGGCAGCGATTGTCTGCGCATCCACGGCCAGCCGAGTCTGCACGGCACCCAACATCAAATCATGGCCGACCGCATTGAGGCCGGCACCTATGCCATCGCCGCCGCGATCACCGGCGGCGCGGTGACGCTGCACGGCGCTCAGGCCGGGCATTTGGCATCGCCAATTGAGTGCCTGCGCCAGGCCGGAGTCACGGTCGAGGAGAGCGCCGATGGCTTCCACGTCGCGGCAAACGGGCCGCTTCGCGCAGTGGACTTAACCACGCACCCCTACCCCGGCTTCCCAACCGATCTGCAAGCTCAGATCATGGTGCTGCTGACGTTGGCCGACGGCGCCTCGCTGATCGGCGAGACGGTGTTCGAAAATCGCTTCATGCATGTCCCCGAATTGGCGCGCATGGGCGCCGATATATCTGTCAGCGGTGGCAACGCCCTGGTGCGCGGCGTCGCATCCCTGCGCGGCGCACCAGTGATGGCGACCGATCTGCGCGCCTCGTCCTGCCTGGTCCTCGCCGGGCTGGCGGCGGTCGGTGAAACGGTGATCAGCCGGGTTTATCATCTCGATCGCGGCTATGAGCGGATCGAGACCAAACTCGCGGCGCTTGGCGCCGATATCGAGCGCATCGCGTCATGA
- a CDS encoding DUF2948 family protein, protein MSDIRALKLRAVDDEDLGIIAACLHGAIGCLNEKAYDREARRFAAILVRPLWESGVETSAPETSAPETSAPETSAPETSARETSAREPAVTPEAPVEMPMLPQLPALKRMRAGLHFDHVNAVRYRRLDRRAPHALLHLISIVSAPLSERFGIILSFQGGGEVFLEVDKLSGQLRDLDATPNETPPQAKSPPPAT, encoded by the coding sequence ATGAGCGATATAAGGGCGTTGAAACTGCGCGCCGTGGACGATGAAGACTTGGGTATCATTGCCGCCTGCCTGCACGGCGCCATCGGCTGCCTGAATGAAAAGGCCTACGACCGGGAAGCACGGCGCTTCGCCGCCATATTGGTGCGCCCCCTGTGGGAATCGGGGGTGGAAACTTCAGCACCGGAAACTTCAGCACCGGAAACTTCAGCACCGGAAACTTCAGCACCGGAAACTTCAGCACGGGAAACTTCAGCACGGGAACCGGCGGTTACGCCAGAAGCACCAGTAGAAATGCCGATGCTACCGCAATTGCCGGCGCTCAAGCGCATGCGCGCCGGCCTCCATTTCGATCACGTCAATGCCGTGCGCTATCGTCGCCTCGACCGGCGCGCGCCGCACGCCTTGCTGCATCTCATTTCGATCGTCTCGGCGCCCCTGTCCGAGCGTTTCGGTATAATCCTCTCTTTCCAAGGCGGCGGCGAAGTGTTCTTAGAAGTCGATAAACTGAGCGGCCAATTGCGCGATTTAGACGCGACACCGAACGAAACGCCGCCACAAGCCAAATCGCCACCGCCAGCAACATGA